A genomic segment from Hyphomicrobiales bacterium encodes:
- a CDS encoding zinc-binding dehydrogenase, which translates to MRALQLIRERELKITDIDPPPPPGPGEVQVRVAAVALNHIDVWGWRGMAFARRKLPLVVGAEAAGEVTAAGPQASGLRQGQQVALYGAETCGVCRACREGRDNLCEEVAGIHGFHIDGFACERVNMKARLCVPVPAGVDIKEAACASVTFGTVEHMLFDNARLEAGETVLIQAGGSGIGSAAILLAKAAGATVITTVGSDEKAEKARALGADHVINYATERFEGVVRRLTQKKGVDVVFEHTGVDTWAGSLLSLRRGGRLVTCGSTSGITAEINLMQLFQQQYRIFGSFGCRIANIATALKKMADGTARPVIDTVIDLAGIENGLKRLEGRSVFGKIVMTL; encoded by the coding sequence ATGCGCGCATTGCAGCTCATCAGGGAGCGCGAGCTCAAGATCACCGACATCGATCCGCCGCCGCCTCCGGGCCCCGGAGAGGTGCAGGTGCGGGTAGCGGCGGTGGCACTCAACCATATCGACGTGTGGGGCTGGCGCGGCATGGCGTTCGCCAGGCGCAAGCTGCCGCTCGTCGTCGGCGCCGAGGCGGCCGGCGAGGTCACCGCCGCCGGGCCGCAGGCGAGCGGTCTCAGGCAAGGGCAGCAGGTGGCGCTCTATGGCGCGGAGACCTGCGGCGTCTGCCGGGCCTGCCGCGAGGGCCGCGACAATCTGTGCGAGGAGGTCGCCGGCATCCACGGCTTCCACATTGACGGATTTGCCTGCGAGCGGGTCAACATGAAGGCCCGCCTGTGCGTGCCCGTGCCCGCCGGCGTCGACATCAAGGAGGCGGCCTGCGCGTCGGTCACCTTCGGCACCGTCGAGCACATGCTGTTCGACAATGCCAGGCTTGAGGCCGGCGAGACGGTGCTCATCCAGGCCGGCGGCAGCGGCATCGGGTCGGCCGCCATCCTTCTCGCCAAGGCGGCCGGCGCCACCGTCATCACCACCGTCGGCAGCGACGAGAAGGCGGAAAAGGCCCGCGCGCTCGGCGCCGATCACGTCATCAACTACGCCACCGAGCGCTTCGAGGGGGTGGTCCGCCGCCTGACCCAGAAGAAGGGCGTCGACGTGGTGTTCGAGCATACCGGCGTCGACACCTGGGCCGGAAGCCTGTTATCGCTGAGGCGCGGCGGACGGCTGGTCACGTGCGGCTCGACATCGGGGATCACGGCGGAGATCAACCTGATGCAGCTTTTCCAGCAGCAATACCGGATCTTCGGCAGCTTCGGCTGCAGGATCGCCAATATCGCGACGGCGCTCAAGAAGATGGCCGACGGCACGGCGAGGCCGGTGATCGACACGGTGATCGACCTTGCCGGGATCGAAAACGGATTGAAACGGCTTGAGGGCCGCAGCGTTTTCGGCAAGATCGTGATGACGTTGTAG
- a CDS encoding beta-ketoacyl-ACP synthase, with translation MTDAKDHRGRPLVAVTGIGVVTSLGTGIADNWAALTAGTSGIHRIVRFSTEGLRTTIAGTVDFLDNVPPTAGKLTERFAVLAAEEAVAQAGIGAPGRFPGPLFAAVPPVEIDWAQRAELYADPAAEGTGYARLFAAARTEKYAHIHDLSTFGWPAERLAARFGTQGAPVSLSTACASGASAIQLGLDALRRGDCETALCIGSDGSVHAEAVIRFSLLSALSTQNDPPEKAAKPFSQNRDGFVIAEGAGALVLENLDSAKARGAKILAILRGCGERADDFHRTRSKPDGSSIIGAIERALEDAGVSPEEIDYVNAHGTGTSENDKMEYLCLSTVLGDSLPGTPVSSNKSMIGHTLTAAGAVEAIFTIMSIRTGRLPPTINYEEPDPAIPLDVVPNVARDAKVTTALSNSFGFGGQNLTLVLSAEPA, from the coding sequence ATGACGGACGCCAAGGACCATAGAGGACGTCCGCTGGTCGCCGTCACCGGTATCGGCGTCGTCACCTCGCTCGGCACCGGCATAGCAGACAATTGGGCGGCGCTGACCGCCGGCACGTCCGGCATCCACCGCATCGTCCGGTTTTCGACCGAGGGCCTGCGCACCACCATCGCCGGCACCGTCGACTTCCTCGACAATGTGCCGCCGACGGCGGGCAAGCTGACCGAGCGGTTCGCCGTCCTCGCCGCCGAGGAGGCGGTGGCCCAGGCCGGCATTGGCGCGCCCGGACGCTTCCCCGGGCCGCTGTTTGCCGCCGTGCCGCCGGTCGAGATCGATTGGGCGCAGCGCGCCGAGCTCTATGCCGACCCGGCCGCGGAGGGCACCGGCTATGCACGCCTGTTCGCCGCCGCCCGCACCGAGAAATACGCCCATATCCACGATCTATCGACCTTCGGATGGCCGGCCGAGCGGCTCGCCGCGCGCTTCGGCACGCAGGGGGCTCCGGTTTCGCTGTCGACGGCCTGCGCGTCCGGCGCCAGCGCCATCCAACTCGGCCTCGACGCCCTGCGCCGCGGCGACTGCGAGACGGCGCTGTGCATCGGCAGCGACGGCTCGGTGCATGCCGAGGCGGTGATCCGCTTCTCGCTGCTGTCGGCCCTGTCGACCCAGAACGACCCGCCCGAAAAGGCGGCAAAGCCCTTCTCCCAGAACCGCGACGGCTTCGTCATCGCCGAGGGCGCCGGCGCCCTGGTGCTGGAAAATCTCGATAGCGCGAAAGCGCGCGGCGCCAAGATCCTCGCCATCCTGCGCGGCTGCGGCGAGCGCGCCGACGATTTTCACCGCACCCGCTCGAAACCGGACGGCTCGTCGATCATCGGCGCCATCGAACGTGCGCTCGAGGACGCCGGCGTCAGCCCGGAGGAGATCGATTACGTCAACGCCCACGGCACCGGCACCTCGGAAAACGACAAGATGGAATATCTGTGCCTGTCGACGGTGCTCGGCGACAGCCTGCCCGGCACCCCGGTCAGCTCCAACAAGTCGATGATCGGCCACACGCTGACGGCGGCCGGCGCGGTCGAGGCGATCTTCACCATCATGAGCATCCGGACCGGGCGCCTACCGCCGACCATCAATTACGAGGAGCCCGACCCGGCGATCCCGCTCGACGTGGTGCCGAATGTGGCGCGCGACGCCAAGGTGACGACGGCGCTTTCCAACTCATTCGGCTTCGGCGGCCAGAATCTGACCCTTGTCCTTTCGGCCGAACCGGCGTGA
- a CDS encoding SDR family oxidoreductase, whose amino-acid sequence MSEPAQRRRVYVIGGSRGIGAACVRAIAEADFDITFTSREPMGPVRGVAADIRAAQPQADFRIEELDVSKRDQLERMAAMIEGDEQAFGLVYVAGQSYDMLVAGVDLDRAIDLMQVNFFGFMRLAGAAMRPMVSARRGRIIAMGSVTALYGTSGNASYAATKGAMLGYVRTLAVEVGRKGVTVNYVAPGFVNTDLVAPYAPHLDRMQKQIPAGRLADPAEVADLVAFLVSPSAAYINGAMLTIDGGLSASLISRRG is encoded by the coding sequence ATGAGCGAACCGGCGCAACGGCGGCGGGTCTATGTTATCGGCGGCAGCCGGGGCATCGGCGCAGCCTGCGTCCGCGCCATCGCCGAAGCCGATTTCGACATCACCTTCACCAGCCGCGAGCCCATGGGGCCGGTCCGCGGGGTTGCCGCCGACATTCGGGCGGCGCAGCCGCAAGCCGATTTCAGAATCGAGGAATTGGACGTCAGCAAGCGCGATCAGCTCGAGCGAATGGCGGCGATGATCGAAGGGGACGAGCAGGCTTTCGGCCTCGTCTATGTTGCCGGCCAGAGCTACGACATGCTCGTCGCCGGCGTCGATCTCGACCGCGCCATCGACCTCATGCAGGTCAATTTCTTCGGCTTCATGCGGCTTGCCGGCGCCGCCATGCGCCCCATGGTGAGCGCGCGCCGCGGGCGCATCATCGCCATGGGCTCGGTGACGGCTCTCTACGGCACGTCGGGCAATGCCAGCTATGCGGCGACAAAGGGGGCGATGCTCGGCTATGTGCGCACGCTCGCCGTCGAGGTCGGCCGCAAGGGGGTGACCGTCAACTATGTCGCGCCGGGCTTCGTGAATACCGATCTGGTCGCGCCCTATGCGCCGCATCTCGACCGGATGCAAAAGCAGATCCCGGCCGGCCGGCTGGCGGACCCCGCCGAGGTCGCCGACCTCGTCGCCTTCCTGGTCTCTCCGTCGGCGGCCTATATCAACGGCGCCATGCTGACCATCGATGGCGGCCTTTCCGCCAGCCTCATCTCCCGGCGCGGTTGA
- a CDS encoding lipid A biosynthesis lauroyl acyltransferase: MKRRRRARRRGVGVFDWLFAQLVLGILKLLRLMPAQAAISIGGRCGRILGPRLPHSRTARDNLRHAYPDMPAEELEALLADAWDNLSRTAIEYVFLDRIFDFDPQHPGAGRIEVDGVDGFFKIRDGGKPCIVFTAHLANWELLAVCAATFHLDVAVLFRPPNNAYLAQRLDQVRGRVMGALVKSRKGALIELGAVLERGGHVGLLVDQYFHRGPTVPFFGRPVKVNPALATLARRYGCDVYGVRTIRLPQGRFRLELKGPIAMPRDEAGDIDVKATMAKVTEIVEGWVREHPEQWLWMHRRWRPEALSRRPKRRSARGTSRQRP, from the coding sequence TTGAAAAGGCGTAGACGGGCCAGACGGCGCGGCGTGGGGGTCTTCGATTGGCTCTTCGCGCAGCTCGTTCTCGGCATTCTGAAGCTGCTGCGGCTGATGCCGGCGCAAGCCGCGATTTCGATCGGCGGGCGCTGCGGGCGCATTCTCGGGCCGCGTCTGCCGCACAGCCGTACCGCGCGCGACAATCTGCGCCATGCCTATCCCGACATGCCGGCGGAAGAGCTCGAGGCGTTGCTGGCCGATGCCTGGGACAATCTCAGCCGCACCGCGATCGAGTATGTGTTCCTCGACCGCATATTCGACTTCGACCCGCAACACCCCGGCGCAGGCCGCATCGAGGTCGACGGCGTCGACGGCTTCTTCAAGATCAGGGATGGCGGCAAGCCGTGCATCGTCTTCACCGCGCATCTTGCCAATTGGGAGCTGTTGGCGGTGTGCGCGGCGACCTTCCATCTCGATGTCGCGGTGCTCTTCCGGCCGCCGAACAACGCCTATCTCGCGCAGCGCCTCGACCAGGTGCGCGGCCGCGTGATGGGCGCGCTGGTCAAATCGCGCAAGGGCGCGCTGATCGAGCTCGGCGCGGTGCTGGAGCGCGGCGGCCATGTCGGCCTGTTGGTCGATCAGTACTTTCATAGGGGCCCGACCGTTCCCTTTTTCGGCCGCCCGGTAAAGGTCAACCCGGCTCTCGCCACGCTGGCGCGGCGCTATGGCTGCGACGTCTATGGCGTGCGCACGATCCGCCTCCCGCAGGGGCGGTTCCGGCTCGAGCTGAAAGGGCCCATCGCGATGCCGCGCGATGAGGCCGGCGACATCGACGTGAAGGCGACCATGGCCAAGGTGACGGAGATCGTCGAGGGCTGGGTGCGCGAGCATCCCGAACAGTGGCTGTGGATGCACCGCCGCTGGCGGCCGGAAGCGCTCTCCAGGCGGCCTAAGCGCCGTAGCGCTCGCGGTACCAGTCGACAAAGGCCTTGA